The Benincasa hispida cultivar B227 chromosome 11, ASM972705v1, whole genome shotgun sequence genome has a segment encoding these proteins:
- the LOC120090310 gene encoding calmodulin binding protein PICBP-like, giving the protein MIGVDSHHHSQSDEDCRNEDGISSLVKSAARKEKSEFSLGVISSSSSSSSSSSSSSSSSDESTPSSILDSSPNFMKTTTSSEARRNYDQKSLANRSASKPSRTLARMSSSRFKRTLIRKASDERELQFPVSSGKSKLENQNNGQKIRDVSSVYSKSNSMISGIMLTRKPSLKPVRKLAKLAASKSKKCSNMEISELHPESCVEKATCSSAFKGSKFPDNIELQPGEEKESEKLAVKKICPYSYCSLHGHSHGNALPLKRFKSIRKRALRANKNKSESEPPFRAKQSGNRKKDIRASKMVNREGSIANEMMNTGMSVSVAEEESDLSVLREINTGKLSNTKDKCKLDTGECNLKDRLGSSAFGYEQMEHQREADENLKEDLAVEIDCLSRTSSSSSISLNITAEVQEINPKYIRMWQLVYKNVVDSESDNLGNELPILQVKETSKEVDNKLLVDTNSSSFKLVSNVNQERSDASPDAAAYRKLELFKNEAVKLVQEAFDRILLPEIQEQSSLPRDENSEEKLSETVPAEVRGSNLLLSSSSTHSSGEVLAQDVEETGAKVENAISMEKKKTMPIENRNQSVPKRWSNLKKLILLKRFVKALEKVKKINPQKPRYLPLKLDSEGEKVHLQRQTTEERKNSEEWMLDYALQQVISKLQPAQKKRVSLLVEAFETVLPVPGVEAHIKTKVASDGTDRESELQNNANNSFLGNILNMKNIVKVSAGQANNVTKIENWNSMMLSNKNEANLEHLEKPEQDQAVHAVEKEVTVKGSYPESVDICLPEVKDAILDSETSKKPKDSSYQEVSVNGKLLKISKEVISRLNTELLHNENSEPDKKLSKNVSSVSVTGEVSDTFKSLSSEEYKTSAAARSLTSKEHEKSIEVDNFGSSTSAYELLEKTRAAIFDRSRTAHSEPSSAQARYVPPEQINTASGVGEANETRFEGKQNASMWFLIYKHMASSIDAEDSSKPLVSEESGKDEKELSSRKQNMEMENRFVNDPDVELQCIEAVKLVNEAIDEIPLPETPNDGSCSANLIRDQALFLEEKRDASEITDGKGELCNTTDSNIEEGSAKSVDLNSQEDEKEPKLGSKHNQQVLKNWSNLKKVILLKRFVKAIEKVKKFNPRKPNFLPLVQDAESEKVQLRHQDTEDRKNAEEWMLDYALQQAVAKLTPARKRKVELLVQAFETVNPTISK; this is encoded by the exons ATGATCGGCGTCGATTCTCATCATCACTCCCAATCAGATGAAGATTGTagaaatgaagatggaatctcAAGCTTGGTGAAATCAGCAGCAAGAAAAGAGAAATCTGAGTTTAGTTTGGGTGTTATTTCGTCGtcgtcgtcttcttcttcttcatcatcatcatcatcatcaagcTCTGATGAGTCTACTCCTAGTTCCATTTTAGATTCGTCCCCAAATTTCATGAAGACCACTACTAGCTCAGAAGCGAGAAGGAACTACGATCAG AAATCACTGGCAAATCGCTCTGCTTCAAAGCCTTCGAGAACTTTGGCGAGAATGTCGAGTTCTAGATTCAAAAGAACATTGATCAGAAAAGCTTCCGATGAGCGAGAATTGCAATTTCCAGTAAGTTCCGGCAAATCTAAATTGGAGAATCAGAATAATGGGCAAAAAATTAGGGATGTTTCTTCagtttattcaaaatcaaattcgATGATCTCGGGGATAATGTTAACTAGAAAGCCATCACTAAAACCTGTGAGGAAGTTAGCGAAATTGGCTGCTTCCAAATCTAAAAAATGTTCCAATATGGAAATATCTGAGTTACATCCAGAATCTTGTGTTGAAAAGGCTACTTGTTCTTCGGCCTTCAAGGGTTCTAAGTTTCCTGATAACATTGAGCTCCAGCCAGGAGAAGAGAAAGAATCTGAAAAACTTGCAGTAAAGAAGATTTGTCCTTATAGTTATTGTTCCCTCCATGGTCATTCTCATGGAAATGCCCTTCCATTGAAGCGTTTCAAGTCCATAAGGAAACGTGCTTTGAGAGCTAACAAGAACAAGAGTGAGAGTGAACCGCCTTTTCGAGCCAAACAATCTGGAAATAGGAAGAAAGATATTCGAGCAAGCAAAATGGTCAACAGAGAAGGATCAATAGCTAATGAGATGATGAATACAGGCATGTCAGTATCCGTTGCAGAGGAAGAATCTGATCTTAGTGTTCTTAGGGAAATCAATACAGGAAAATTATCCAATACGAAAGACAAATGTAAATTAGATACGGGTGAATGCAACTTGAAGGACCGTTTGGGCTCTTCTGCTTTTGGTTATGAGCAAATGGAACATCAGAGGGAAGCTGATGAAAATCTAAAGGAAGATTTGGCAGTGGAAATCGATTGTCTATCGCGTACGAGCTCCAGCTCTAGCATCAGCTTAAATATTACAGCAGAAGTGCAGGAGATAAATCCAAAGTACATCAGAATGTGGCAGTTGGTATATAAGAATGTAGTGGACAGCGAATCCGATAATCTTGGTAATGAACTACCTATTCTTCAGGTGAAGGAAACATCAAAGGAAGTTGACAACAAATTGCTTGTTGATACCAACTCCAGCTCCTTTAAGCTTGTCTCCAATGTCAATCAGGAACGATCAGATGCATCTCCTGATGCAGCAGCCTACAGAAAACTCGAGCTCTTCAAGAACGAAGCTGTTAAGCTAGTGCAAGAAGCTTTTGATAGAATCCTTCTCCCAGAGATTCAAGAACAATCATCTCTTCCTCGTGACGAGAATTCAGAAGAGAAGCTGTCGGAAACGGTTCCAGCTGAAGTTAGAGGATCAAACCTTTTACTGTCTTCTTCCAGTACTCATTCTTCAGGAGAGGTCCTTGCACAAGATGTCGAAGAAACGGGAGCTAAAGTTGAGAATGCAATATctatggagaaaaagaaaacaatgccAATTGAGAATAGGAACCAATCAGTACCTAAGAGATGGAGTAACTTGAAAAAGCTAATCCTTCTCAAGAGATTTGTCAAGGCTTTGGAGAAGGTGAAAAAGATTAACCCACAGAAGCCACGTTATCTACCTCTCAAGCTTGACTCAGAAGGAGAGAAGGTTCATCTTCAACGTCAAACGActgaagaaaggaaaaacagTGAGGAATGGATGCTTGATTATGCATTACAACAGGTTATCTCAAAATTACAACCAGCTCAGAAGAAGAGAGTTTCTCTGCTTGTAGAAGCTTTTGAAACAGTTCTTCCAGTGCCTGGAGTTGAGGCTCACATCAAGACCAAAGTAGCTTCTGATGGAACCGATAGAGAAAGTGAACTTCAAAACAATGCTAATAATTCCTTTCTTGGGAATATTTTGAACATGAAGAATATTGTCAAAGTGTCTGCAGGCCAAGCAAACAATGTTACCAAGATAGAAAACTGGAATTCGATGATGCTCTCTAATAAAAATGAAGCGAACTTAGAACATCTTGAGAAACCAGAACAAGATCAAGCTGTTCATGCAGTAGAAAAAGAGGTCACTGTAAAAGGATCCTATCCCGAGTCGGTCGATATATGCTTGCCAGAGGTCAAAGATGCCATCTTAGACAGTGAGACCTCCAAGAAGCCAAAAGATTCTAGCTATCAAGAAGTTTCAGTGAATGGAAAACTTCTAAAGATTTCTAAAGAGGTAATTTCACGTTTAAACACTGAACTACTTCATAATGAAAATTCGGAGCCTGATAAAAAACTATCCAAAAATGTTAGTTCGGTCAGTGTAACTGGTGAAGTATCGGATACATTCAAAAGCCTTTCTTCAGAAGAATATAAGACATCAGCAGCAGCTAGAAGCCTCACTTCCAAAGAACACGAGAAATCAATTGAAGTCGATAATTTTGGAAGTTCCACCTCAGCCTATGAACTACTGGAAAAAACAAGGGCGGCTATATTCGATAGAAGTCGAACAGCTCATTCAGAACCCAGTTCCGCACAAGCAAGATATGTTCCTCCAGAGCAAATCAATACTGCTTCTGGCGTTGGTGAAGCAAATGAAACACGGTTCGAGGGAAAGCAAAATGCAAGCATGTGGTTCTTGATATACAAGCACATGGCTTCAAGCATTGATGCTGAAGATTCTTCGAAGCCTCTGGTCAGTGAGGAGTCTGGCAAAGATGAAAAGgaactttcttcaagaaaacaaaatatgGAAATGGAAAACAGGTTTGTGAATGATCCAGATGTGGAACTCCAATGCATTGAAGCCGTAAAGCTTGTAAATGAAGCAATTGACGAAATTCCTCTTCCAGAAACACCTAACGATGGATCATGCTCCGCCAACTTGATTAGAGACCAAGCATTATTCCTAGAAGAGAAACGAGATGCCTCTGAGATAACAGACGGGAAAGGAGAATTATGTAATACTACTGATTCTAATATTGAAGAAGGATCGGCGAAGTCTGTCGATTTAAATAGCCAGGAGGATGAAAAAGAGCCAAAGTTGGGAAGCAAACACAATCAGCAAGTTCTAAAGAATTGGAGCAATCTGAAAAAAGTGATTCTTTTGAAGAGATTTGTCAAAGCAATAGAGAAAGTAAAGAAATTCAACCCAAGAAAACCAAATTTTTTGCCTTTGGTGCAAGATGCAGAATCAGAAAAAGTTCAACTGAGGCATCAAGACACAGAAGATAGAAAGAATGCAGAGGAATGGATGCTTGATTACGCACTTCAGCAGGCTGTGGCCAAACTGACTCCTGCTCGTAAGCGAAAAGTCGAGTTGCTCGTACAAGCTTTCGAGACGGTTAATCCAACAATCAGTAAGTGA